A window of the Cryptosporidium parvum Iowa II chromosome 7, whole genome shotgun sequence genome harbors these coding sequences:
- a CDS encoding eIF3 gamma/P40 with JAB/PAD domains; translation initiation factor IF-3 subunit 3 — protein MIGKDGLIGLSSNPMEGATQTTKHVGWGISRQTEDKDSKEEVQQLSGSSGISGGKGSGYFQSQSGGQQISQGSLSSGTGHHQHYSFSSGNTIGNSGGSSHYKHLSTKTTVSSVEADISAILRIIKHCTENYSQMNATGQLLGMEYGNKLEITTSFQLPTREDLLPSLMSNYSGGKLDKSEKLDLEERLVEEVDKYQAAMVELMHEIRSDCFVLGWYQLIRLDDFQDYGVVSTLLSYYNNIESKNAILLSIDPDLLIQGKKNAFKAFTLNSEYASKLKDDEDNFHIFKNASFEDILVEVPIYIKYPVLSEAFLLDWITSDVLQSTIDYSELSINTKTPLDINDKALLNLAESIDVLSLEQEKLYKGYRDYNKQQYLIKQMAERRRIENEQRKLKGETPLPIDTESIKKVDPPNPLPVILVSKYVESQCNEINFNSKESLTKVLIRNIKNDM, from the coding sequence ATGATCGGGAAAGACGGCCTAATAGGGTTGAGTTCTAATCCAATGGAAGGAGCCACTCAAACAACGAAACATGTAGGTTGGGGAATTAGCAGACAGACTGAAGataaagattcaaaagaGGAGGTCCAGCAACTTTCTGGTTCTTCAGGTATTTCAGGAGGAAAAGGATCTGGATACTTTCAATCTCAGTCAGGAGGACAGCAGATTTCACAGGGTTCTTTGTCATCAGGTACTGGACATCATCAGCACTATAGTTTTTCAAGTGGAAATACAATAGGAAATTCAGGAGGATCATCTCACTATAAACATTTATCAACAAAAACTACAGTTTCTTCAGTAGAGGCTGATATTTCTGCCATtttaagaattattaagCATTGTACAGAGAACTACTCACAAATGAATGCTACAGGTCAATTGCTAGGTATGGAATACGGCAATAAGCTAGAAATTACAACATCCTTCCAGCTTCCAACAAGAGAAGATTTGCTTCCGTCTCTCATGTCTAACTATAGTGGAGGAAAGTTGGATAAATCAGAAAAACTGGATTTAGAGGAGCGTCTTGTTGAAGAAGTTGACAAATATCAGGCTGCAATGGTTGAGCTTATGCATGAAATACGTTCCGATTGTTTTGTGCTTGGATGGTACCAGCTTATACGTCTTGATGATTTCCAAGATTATGGAGTTGTTTCTACATTATTATCTTACTATAATAACATTGAGAGTAAAAATGCTATCCTTTTAAGCATTGATCCTGACTTACTTATTCAGGGTAAGAAAAATGCTTTTAAAGCTTTTACCTTGAACTCTGAATATGCAAGCAAACTCAAAGATGACGAAGATAACTTTCACATTTTTAAGAATGCCAGCTTTGAGGATATTCTTGTTGAAGTCccaatttatattaaataccCAGTTCTTTCTGAAGCTTTCCTACTTGATTGGATAACTTCAGATGTACTCCAATCCACTATTGACTATTCTGAATTATCTATCAACACAAAAACACCCCTTGATATCAATGACAAGGCGCTATTAAATCTCGCAGAATCTATCGATGTTTTGTCATTAGAACAAGAGAAACTTTACAAAGGATATAGGGACTATAACAAACAGCAATACCTTATCAAACAGATGGCAGAAAGGAgaagaattgaaaatgaacaaAGAAAACTCAAGGGTGAGACTCCATTACCTATTGATACGGAATCAATTAAGAAGGTTGACCCACCAAATCCTCTCCCAGTTATTCTTGTTTCCAAATATGTTGAATCTCAATGCAATGAAATAAACTTCAACTCAAAGGAAAGCCTTACCAAGGTTCTCATTCGAAACATCAAGAACGACATGTAA
- a CDS encoding deoxyuridinetriphosphatase, possible bacterial origin (transcripts identified by EST) translates to MHLSLLPLCPIAEELYKNHKTFHDGDSGLDLFIIEDQVIKAGETAYIKLGFKAAAHSDDGKPVSYLLFARSSISKSPIRLCNSVGLIDAGYRGELLAPVDNIKDFDFQVKKGERYFQLVSFNGEKITFSIVDELDKTTRGEGGFGSTDKLDSVKGLPQKIAKIDTENAENLIENVQ, encoded by the coding sequence ATGCATCTATCTTTGTTACCTTTATGCCCCATAGCTGAAGAGCTCTACAAAAACCATAAAACTTTTCACGATGGTGATTCAGGACTTGACCTTTTCATAATTGAAGACCAAGTGATTAAAGCAGGAGAAACTGCATACATCAAGCTTGGATTTAAAGCTGCAGCTCACAGTGATGATGGCAAGCCAGTTAGTTACCTTTTATTTGCAAGGtcatcaatttcaaagTCGCCAATTAGACTATGCAACTCTGTTGGATTGATTGATGCTGGGTATAGAGGCGAACTTTTGGCACCagttgataatattaaagattttgaCTTCCAAGTCAAAAAGGGCGAGAGATATTTCCAACTCGTTTCTTTTAATGGAGAAAAAATTACCTTCAGTATTGTCGATGAATTGGACAAAACTACTAGAGGTGAGGGAGGTTTTGGCTCTACTGACAAATTGGATTCAGTAAAAGGATTACCTCAAAAGATTGCAAAGATTGATACAGAAAACGCTGAGAACTTGATAGAGAATGTTCAATAA
- a CDS encoding 2-phosphoglycerate kinase involved in 2,3 diphosphoglycerate synthesis (P-loop kinase, distorted P-loop), which yields MLTLNTFNIRRLLLTCQVYDNDQIDKILDTLSEINVDEYKDEFLDMLAKNTLLIINRDISKEIKVMKEMFTSKLAIVPLIFGIQGSNKSSVIIDLSHYLNIPNVVSTNTVKETLRIYHGKTNNTKENDNFSFSNYLIDSREITKGIQVDIEKAIKQGKSIILSGHNLFLPYIFELHSGGLFPAPILINEMEDDSVNHSFPLYFLPRKNEDSISLLFIPILLKADLKKTRVNPEKIDFLQKLQDEIISNTVNNATNWPVHIVSHDPEIPQKTSRTIHQIIIKSLKKAIHPT from the coding sequence atgTTGACTCTAAATACTTTCAATATCAGAAGGTTACTTCTTACATGTCAGGTCTATGATAATGATCAAATAGATAAAATCCTAGATACTCTTTCAGAAATTAACGTTGATGAATATAAAGATGAATTTTTGGATATGCTTGCGAAGAATACactattaataatcaaCAGAGATATTAgcaaagaaattaaagttatGAAAGAAATGTTTACATCAAAGCTTGCAATTGTTCCTCTTATATTTGGAATACAAGGCTCAAACAAATCCTCTGTGATTATTGATTTGTCgcattatttgaatattccAAATGTTGTATCCACAAATACTGTTAAGGAAACATTGAGAATTTACCATGGAAAGACAAATAATactaaagaaaatgataattttagCTTTTCAAACTACTTGATTGATTCAAGAGAAATTACTAAAGGTATTCAAGTTGATATTGAAAAGGCAATAAAACAAGGAAAATCTATCATTTTGTCCGGCCACAATCTATTTTTGCCATATATTTTTGAGCTTCACTCTGGTGGTCTTTTTCCTGCCCCAATTCTAATTAACGAAATGGAAGATGATTCCGTAAATCATTCTTTTCCACTTTACTTTCTTccaagaaaaaatgaagattcGATTAGCTTACTCTTTATACCAATTTTACTTAAGGCagatttgaaaaaaacCCGAGTAAACCCTGaaaaaatagatttttTGCAAAAACTTCAAGATGAAATCATTTCCAATACTGTAAATAATGCAACGAACTGGCCAGTACATATTGTTTCACATGATCCAGAAATTCCACAAAAAACTTCTAGAACAATTcatcaaattattattaagagTCTAAAAAAAGCAATCCATCCCACATAA
- a CDS encoding U1 small nuclear ribonucleoprotein A, rrm domain, producing the protein IMLKKLVSGSEEQPANKTLYCKNLNDKINKKDLKILLFELFIQFGLIDKITIRGGSPYRGQAFILFQDLNCAINAKNSINGMNVLGKPIHIEYAKENSILNPGLAEKKSSGYILGPKMPDNK; encoded by the coding sequence ATAATGCTTAAAAAGTTAGTATCTGGAAGTGAAGAACAGCCTGCAAATAAGACTCTATATTGCAAGAACTTGAACGATaaaatcaacaaaaaagatttaaagattctattatttgaaCTCTTTATTCAATTTGGTTTGATTGATAAGATTACAATAAGGGGAGGAAGCCCATATAGAGGCCAAGCATTCATTTTGTTTCAAGATTTAAATTGTGCAATCAATGCAAAAAATAGCATTAATGGCATGAATGTATTAGGTAAACCTATACATATAGAATATGCAAAAGAAAACTCAATTTTGAATCCTGGACTAGCGGAGAAAAAGAGCTCGGGATACATATTGGGACCAAAAATGCCGGacaataaataa
- a CDS encoding bromodomain protein produces the protein MELINSRGGLDEKVNGEGNSRGELYLTLDELRWVQLHVRPEFGFILSPTAPKTQKQKKSKTKSENDSEDKGVNKSALSTSNKRQKTGSLSGKGTSGSFLGIPEDRGNCASSEVSFEGKTTRQNSGNRATINHDASSKDYAGVNNIGTGSATTSVNLKNIKMIDFKAFSLTLLEKLSKIPGSRWFLQPVDPELDGVPDYFAVIENPMDFQTIHEKLVQNMYKNPFGWQLDMRLVFYNALKYHKEGNTVREDALTLAIEFENKCKEIKEVNPYYYTILQDKQELLPLSEFDPNDALLEKLNTLDPEILVRIYSLLVDSKEEIQDSVDDPNPTSEMILDQLRFKPKIIRDQIILLVDSIIQIEDKYQKVSQYTKVDDTINTTNFLNNDVAMTPSSEGSSPEDVSFSKDPDIDDEFEGSEDFVRMQAENSSPQHDIPINSGSNSNDDEHDDIYSNSIHEKEIMNSSFTSNTFPIPPQESAWGEWKAKVIHNSTLTQRENAPKKSKREREAEQADAEI, from the coding sequence ATGGAGCTTATAAACTCGAGAGGAGGCCTTGATGAGAAGGTGAATGGTGAGGGAAATTCTAGAGGAGAGTTATATTTAACGTTAGATGAATTGCGTTGGGTACAGTTACATGTAAGACCTGAATTTGGATTCATTCTATCTCCAACTGCTCCCAAAACGcagaaacaaaaaaagaGTAAAACTAAATCAGAAAATGACAGTGAGGATAAAGGCGTGAATAAATCTGCACTTTCTACTTCAAATAAAAGACAAAAAACTGGCTCATTATCTGGAAAAGGTACTTCTGGCTCATTTCTTGGTATTCCTGAAGATAGAGGTAACTGTGCAAGTAGTGAAGTCAGTTTTGAGGGAAAAACCACAAGGCAAAATAGTGGTAATAGAGCAACTATAAATCACGATGCTTCATCAAAAGATTATGCAGGTGTTAATAATATAGGTACAGGTTCTGCTACTACTTCCgttaatttgaaaaatattaagatgATTGATTTTAAAGCCTTTTCTCTGACACTTTTAGAAAAGTTGAGTAAGATTCCTGGATCTAGATGGTTTTTACAGCCTGTTGATCCAGAACTTGATGGAGTCCCTGATTACTTTGCTGTTATTGAAAACCCTATGGATTTCCAAACCATTCATGAAAAGCTAGTTCAAAACATGTACAAGAATCCTTTTGGTTGGCAACTTGATATGAGATTGGTCTTCTATAATGCTTTAAAGTATCACAAGGAGGGTAATACTGTTAGAGAAGATGCTCTTACTTTAGCAATCGagtttgaaaataaatgcAAAGAAATTAAGGAAGTTAACCCATATTATTATACTATTCTGCAAGATAAGCAAGAGCTTTTGCCTTTATCAGAGTTTGATCCTAATGATGCTTTGTTGGAAAAACTTAATACTTTGGATCCAGAAATCCTAGTTAGAATTTATTCCTTATTAGTTGACTCCAAAGAAGAGATACAGGATTCTGTAGATGACCCTAATCCCACATCAGAAATGATTCTTGATCAACTTAGATTCAAGCCTAAAATAATTCGTGATcaaattatattacttgttgattcaattattcaaattgaagataaatatcaaaaagTTTCTCAATATACAAAAGTTGATGATACTATTAATACAACTAATTTCCTTAACAATGATGTTGCAATGACTCCAAGCAGTGAAGGAAGCAGCCCCGAGGATGTTAGCTTTTCCAAAGATCCAGATATTGACGACGAGTTTGAAGGAAGTGAGGATTTTGTAAGGATGCAAGCTGAAAATTCCAGTCCACAACATGATATTCCAATCAATTCGGGTTCTAATAGCAACGACGATGAGCATGATGATATTTATAGTAACTCAATTCATGAAAAGGAGATCATGAACTCCTCTTTTACCTCTAACACCTTTCCAATACCTCCTCAAGAATCAGCTTGGGGTGAGTGGAAGGCAAAGGTTATTCACAACAGTACTTTAACCCAAAGAGAGAATGCTCCAAAGAAATCAAAGAGAGAAAGAGAGGCAGAACAAGCCGATGCTGAGATTTGA
- a CDS encoding splicing factor with 3 RRM domains (CG11266-like), translating to MDDYNNRLKSDFPRDYSRESSKRNYDYRKKDFYGRESDVTGHSNSYKPYRNEYPYKFRRKDQYFRKDSSRSPERYRNRNQISKGIEYSRSNSISPDRISSNSSRRYPNPNFEKNLDSKLDKVKKDLEYSSRDDLTVLVMNLNLDAREFEVYEFFTTYAGNVRDIRIIRDHRTGRSKGVCYVEFYSVESVLKALKLSGQKIMNTPITVQASQAEKNRAAKLAKLEEIKAETTPLLLRVDGLVGLLARIRRDEIESLFSTFGKVNKIDIEIDKKTQRCLGFAHILFEKAIEGHDAIKALNNFEIAGQKITVTISQECNSSIKVSNCLASSTFNSYLSPSAVSNSQNEPSKGNSSAHNLERVSELDKLDESEEAVLLGADSRNFLTKKLLARAQSQIDNPPPIQETSNDTSSSTILNTSLPSPSSSIPSLNQLSNTNQNLPVLTEAYSQSSSNNIEFNNSEIHLRCLLLSNMFTEQSIKESMEEDETIEQILEEIQADVEEECGKYGTLLECFLDKEKMDGNVWVKYSRPEEASKAKMVFHGRFFAGRKLNVSFIKDEEFPKAVKS from the coding sequence ATGGACGATTACAATAATAGGCTTAAATCAGATTTTCCAAGAGACTACTCCAGGGAATCAAGCAAAAGGAATTACGACTATAGGAAAAAAGACTTCTATGGAAGAGAAAGCGATGTAACTGGACATTCTAACTCATATAAACCTTATAGAAATGAATACCCATATaaatttagaagaaaagatCAATACTTTAGGAAAGATAGTTCTAGATCCCCTGAAAGATATAGGAATAGAAATCAAATATCCAAAGGAATAGAATATTCAAGATCAAATTCTATATCACCAGATAGAATCTCCTCTAATAGTAGTAGGAGATAtccaaatccaaattttgaaaagaatcTGGATTCCAAGCTGGACAAGGTCAAAAAAGATTTAGAATATTCTAGTAGGGATGACTTGACTGTTTTAGTCATGAATTTAAACTTGGATGCACGTGAGTTTGAAGTTTATGAGTTCTTTACAACTTATGCTGGAAATGTACGAGATATACGTATTATCCGGGACCATCGCACAGGAAGGTCTAAAGGAGTTTGTTATGTAGAGTTTTATTCTGTGGAGTCAGTGCTTAAGGCTCTCAAACTTAGCGGCCAAAAGATTATGAATACACCTATCACGGTTCAGGCATCCCAAGCTGAAAAGAACAGAGCTGCCAAGCTCGCTAAATTGGAAGAAATTAAGGCTGAAACTACACCTCTTCTGCTTAGAGTTGATGGATTGGTTGGTTTATTGGCAAGAATAAGACGAGATGAAATCGAAAGCTTGTTTTCAACATTTGGTAAAGTTAACAAAattgatattgaaattgaCAAAAAGACTCAAAGATGTCTTGGATTTGCTCATATTTTGTTTGAAAAGGCTATTGAAGGCCACGATGCCATCAAAGCTCtaaataactttgaaattGCTGGACAAAAGATTACTGTTACAATATCTCAAGAATGCAATTCCAGTATTAAAGTTTCCAATTGTTTGGCCTCCTCCACCTTTAATAGTTATTTGTCTCCTTCTGCAGTATCCAATTCTCAAAATGAACCTTCTAAGGGGAATTCCTCAGCTCATAATTTGGAAAGAGTATCTGAACTTGATAAATTAGATGAATCAGAAGAGGCAGTACTCCTTGGTGCAGACTCAAGAAACTTTCTGACAAAAAAGCTATTAGCAAGGGCTCAATCTCAGATTGATAATCCTCCTCCCATCCAAGAAACCTCTAATGATACTTCTTCATCCACTATATTAAACACCTCATTGCCTTCTCCCTCTTCCTCTATACCTTCTCTTAATCAGTTATCTAACACTAATCAAAATCTTCCAGTCTTAACAGAAGCGTATTCACaatcttcttcaaataacATTGAATTCAATAACTCTGAAATACATCTCCGTTGCCTGTTACTTAGTAATATGTTCACTGAACAAAGTATTAAAGAATCTATGGAGGAAGATGAAACTATCGAACAGATATTGGAGGAAATTCAAGCTGATGTTGAGGAAGAATGTGGAAAATACGGAACACTACTTGAATGTTTTCTGGATAAGGAGAAGATGGACGGAAATGTGTGGGTAAAATACTCTCGTCCAGAGGAGGCCTCTAAAGCTAAGATGGTTTTCCACGGGAGGTTCTTTGCTGGAAGGAAATTAAATGTAAGCTTCATCAAAGATGAGGAATTCCCTAAAGCCGTTAAATCCTAG